In Hymenobacter gelipurpurascens, one DNA window encodes the following:
- a CDS encoding universal stress protein: MKPSFLVVTDLSARSQRATYLAALLASAVGGQLVLLHPEVLPMLEPELGMVTVPAEYFEQQRQDDAQALRELVRQLPAPAIVESLQGSLGEVLENLIVRWQPRLLVLALAAEHDVLDELLINQALPALRDTGLPLLLVPENAAQDPVMPRVVAVAADGEEFRLSTAAQALVPILAEWTTDYCIIHVATPDEESADGSRHAEATVRHSGLLPSPPRTYQVRYQPRSAGIVQAAQDVQAELLVMPVRPRTFLSSIFGCGVAAEVVRASPIPVLLLPTVPLPTDKPDPENVDGLIY, from the coding sequence ATGAAGCCTTCGTTTCTGGTTGTAACTGACCTGAGTGCCCGCTCCCAGCGTGCCACGTATCTGGCCGCGCTGCTGGCCTCGGCAGTAGGAGGGCAGCTGGTACTGCTGCACCCCGAAGTACTGCCGATGCTGGAGCCGGAGCTGGGCATGGTGACCGTTCCGGCAGAGTATTTTGAGCAGCAGCGGCAGGATGATGCCCAGGCCCTGCGCGAGCTGGTCCGGCAGCTGCCCGCGCCAGCCATTGTGGAAAGCCTGCAGGGGAGCCTCGGGGAGGTGTTGGAAAACCTGATTGTACGGTGGCAGCCCCGGCTGCTGGTACTAGCGCTGGCCGCCGAGCACGACGTGCTGGATGAGCTGCTGATAAACCAGGCCCTGCCGGCTCTCCGCGATACCGGCCTACCGCTGCTGCTGGTGCCCGAAAATGCCGCCCAGGACCCCGTAATGCCCCGCGTGGTAGCCGTAGCGGCCGATGGCGAAGAGTTCCGGCTGAGTACTGCCGCGCAGGCCCTGGTGCCGATTCTGGCCGAATGGACTACGGACTACTGCATCATTCATGTGGCTACTCCCGACGAAGAATCTGCCGATGGGAGTAGGCACGCCGAAGCTACCGTGCGCCATAGCGGGCTGCTGCCTTCGCCGCCCCGCACGTATCAGGTACGCTACCAGCCCCGCAGCGCTGGTATTGTGCAGGCCGCCCAGGATGTACAGGCCGAGCTGCTGGTAATGCCGGTTCGGCCGCGCACCTTCCTGAGCAGCATTTTCGGGTGCGGCGTGGCCGCCGAAGTGGTGCGCGCCAGCCCCATACCCGTGCTACTACTGCCCACCGTGCCGCTCCCGACTGATAAACCGGACCCCGAAAACGTGGATGGCCTGATTTATTAG